A stretch of the Saccharolobus caldissimus genome encodes the following:
- a CDS encoding DEAD/DEAH box helicase — MFENLSEELKRALKEVNYERPTEVQSIVIPKLLIRKNVIVQAKTGSGKTAAYVIPILELNETSLIISPTRELASQIIDEINRLGKYKNIDVSLIIGGVSYDNQRQSKIVVGTPGRLLDLWSKGEIDFSVFKIIIVDEADRMLDMGFIDDIRMILNNSNAEVIGFFSATIPTQILNLAREFAPTLEEIILHEYKPVEEVKQRFIKVRNDWGDKISKLMEELNNEEKVLIFTRTRERARRLYYILKGKGMKVGLLSGDMSQTVRLRNFYGFKKGRYNVLVATDLASRGIDIIDVNKVINFDVPRDIETYIHRVGRTGRMGRIGEAITLYTFREEEMVKRINNLFVLNH; from the coding sequence ATGTTCGAAAATCTGAGCGAAGAACTGAAGAGAGCGTTAAAAGAGGTTAATTATGAAAGACCCACTGAAGTGCAAAGCATAGTGATTCCTAAACTTCTAATTAGGAAAAATGTGATAGTACAAGCTAAAACTGGTTCCGGTAAAACCGCAGCTTACGTTATACCTATTCTAGAACTTAACGAGACTTCTCTAATAATTTCTCCAACTAGAGAATTAGCCTCTCAAATAATAGATGAGATAAATAGGTTAGGTAAATACAAGAATATAGACGTTAGCCTAATTATAGGAGGAGTAAGTTACGATAATCAAAGGCAATCTAAAATAGTAGTAGGAACCCCAGGGAGGCTTTTAGATTTGTGGAGTAAGGGCGAGATAGACTTTTCTGTGTTTAAAATAATCATAGTAGATGAAGCAGACAGAATGCTCGACATGGGATTCATAGACGATATTAGGATGATTTTAAATAATTCTAACGCTGAAGTAATTGGTTTCTTCTCTGCGACAATACCTACTCAAATACTTAACTTAGCAAGAGAATTCGCACCCACCCTAGAGGAAATCATTTTACATGAGTATAAGCCGGTAGAGGAGGTAAAGCAGAGATTTATTAAAGTGAGAAATGATTGGGGGGATAAAATATCTAAACTAATGGAAGAGTTAAATAATGAGGAGAAAGTTCTAATATTCACTAGAACCAGAGAAAGGGCTAGAAGGTTATATTATATCCTTAAAGGAAAGGGAATGAAAGTTGGACTATTAAGTGGGGACATGTCTCAAACCGTCAGATTAAGGAACTTTTACGGATTTAAAAAAGGTAGATATAACGTATTAGTGGCTACTGACTTAGCTTCAAGGGGGATAGATATAATAGATGTTAATAAGGTAATAAACTTTGACGTTCCTAGAGATATTGAAACTTATATTCACAGAGTTGGTAGAACAGGTAGAATGGGGAGAATCGGAGAGGCTATTACGCTTTACACTTTTAGAGAAGAGGAAATGGTAAAGAGAATAAATAACTTGTTTGTCTTAAATCATTAA
- a CDS encoding NifB/NifX family molybdenum-iron cluster-binding protein, which translates to MKVAIPVTNGKVDGPGEGLEVHIYEIKDGEARLIEKYENPALRATAARGIHMLKSALDRGVNAVIVAEIGPPGVRLLKGKVKIYLAEGLNVKEALDKLIKGELMETDRPTHEQHHDL; encoded by the coding sequence ATGAAAGTAGCAATTCCAGTTACTAACGGAAAGGTAGATGGACCAGGGGAAGGGTTAGAAGTTCACATATATGAAATCAAGGATGGAGAAGCAAGATTGATTGAAAAATATGAAAACCCAGCATTAAGGGCTACTGCTGCAAGAGGCATTCATATGTTAAAATCCGCTTTAGATAGAGGCGTTAACGCAGTTATAGTAGCAGAGATAGGTCCACCGGGCGTTAGATTACTTAAGGGTAAGGTTAAAATTTATTTAGCAGAAGGGTTAAACGTAAAGGAGGCATTAGATAAACTGATAAAAGGAGAACTGATGGAAACGGATAGACCTACACATGAGCAACATCATGATTTATAA
- a CDS encoding APC family permease, translated as MNSIPRLKKGVVGTIEAIAQEIAAMAPACDTVAFITSAAAFAFVLTPLAFLLAMLTMFIEVNTLYHLSKHHASAGGYYGYVAKAFGSFPAIIVGLMYPVYQIASTAAIPVYVAGVVLPGVLYYFWHIVLPAWIWIPFILIFIIVPIILAMLGIRPQMQFLRYAALTEVAFLAITSAIIISRAPDNTLAVFNPFAWNTIYGKYFMPLGGPLAGLGLGMIFGLTSFIGYGGSAPLGEEVKHSRNITKALMLGVTIVGSVLTEVAYALTVGWGVNNMATFANSSIPGIIIYTEYMGIVGGLLLALFAFNSAFSDSVAMQSNAGRVYFAMGRDGILPRFFSYVDPKRITPTKALTFVGMSSSILAIASGFVIGYYSGVTPQMMLSSSAINNQIFNALSNAFDFLTTIALVGFIVAHFINNTAVMTLFSRLHGTKESVKGFIVHYILPALATVVFAFVLYESIYPPVFPVTQAVIIGAILLTFSVIYGYLIKIYKPQAYKNAGRLVDIVEEEKLSGEIKE; from the coding sequence ATGAACTCAATCCCAAGATTAAAGAAAGGTGTTGTAGGTACGATAGAGGCAATCGCGCAAGAAATAGCAGCTATGGCACCAGCATGTGACACCGTTGCTTTTATAACAAGTGCAGCAGCTTTCGCTTTCGTTTTAACCCCTTTAGCTTTTTTACTGGCTATGCTAACAATGTTCATTGAGGTAAATACATTATATCACCTCTCTAAACATCACGCGAGCGCAGGCGGCTATTATGGTTACGTTGCTAAGGCATTCGGTTCGTTTCCAGCGATAATAGTTGGTCTAATGTACCCAGTATATCAGATAGCAAGTACTGCAGCAATACCAGTATACGTTGCTGGTGTAGTATTGCCTGGCGTATTGTACTATTTCTGGCATATAGTTTTACCCGCGTGGATATGGATACCTTTCATACTAATATTCATCATAGTTCCCATAATTCTCGCAATGTTAGGAATTAGACCACAGATGCAATTCTTAAGATATGCCGCTCTGACCGAAGTCGCTTTCTTGGCTATAACATCGGCTATTATAATTTCAAGGGCTCCAGATAACACTTTAGCAGTTTTTAATCCCTTTGCTTGGAACACGATATATGGAAAATATTTCATGCCTTTAGGTGGTCCTTTGGCCGGGTTAGGATTAGGAATGATATTTGGATTAACTAGCTTCATAGGATATGGAGGATCTGCCCCATTAGGAGAAGAAGTTAAACATAGTAGAAATATAACTAAAGCATTAATGTTAGGAGTTACTATAGTAGGATCTGTACTAACCGAAGTGGCATATGCTCTAACTGTAGGTTGGGGAGTCAATAATATGGCTACGTTTGCAAACTCATCAATTCCTGGAATAATTATATATACTGAGTATATGGGTATTGTAGGAGGACTCTTATTAGCCTTATTTGCGTTTAATTCAGCGTTTTCTGATAGCGTTGCAATGCAGTCTAACGCAGGAAGAGTTTATTTCGCTATGGGTAGAGATGGGATATTACCGAGATTCTTCTCTTATGTAGACCCAAAGAGAATAACCCCTACTAAAGCTTTAACTTTCGTTGGGATGTCATCTAGCATACTGGCAATAGCCTCAGGATTTGTAATAGGATATTACTCTGGAGTAACACCTCAAATGATGCTCAGTAGTTCGGCAATAAACAATCAAATATTTAACGCGTTAAGTAATGCGTTTGATTTCTTGACTACAATAGCTCTTGTAGGATTTATAGTAGCTCACTTCATTAACAATACTGCAGTAATGACTCTATTTAGTAGACTACATGGAACTAAGGAAAGCGTTAAAGGCTTCATAGTTCATTATATTTTACCTGCCCTAGCTACAGTAGTCTTTGCTTTCGTATTATATGAATCCATTTATCCTCCAGTATTTCCAGTCACGCAAGCTGTAATAATTGGTGCTATATTGCTAACGTTTTCAGTAATTTACGGATATTTAATAAAGATATACAAACCCCAGGCATATAAAAATGCAGGCAGATTAGTAGATATAGTTGAAGAAGAAAAGCTAAGTGGAGAAATTAAGGAGTAG
- the treZ gene encoding malto-oligosyltrehalose trehalohydrolase — translation MFGPRVEDDGVTFTLWAPYQGHVKLKILNKGIYEMEKDDKGYFKVKVNEVKVGDKYKFILDNGSEIPDPVSRYQPEGVHGYSEVISNSFNWEDEGWRGIERRNLIIYELHVGTFTPEGTFEGVINRLDYLKELGVNAIEIMPIAQFPGRRDWGYDGVYLYAVQNSYGGPIGFKRLINEAHKRELGVILDVVYNHVGPEGNYMVSLGPYFSIRYSTPWGLTFNFDDSGSDEVRKFILENVEYWLRDFHVDGLRLDAVHAIIDNSPKHILEDIADLAHKYNRIVIAESDLNDSKIVNPKEKCGYNIDAQWVDDFHHSIHAYLTGERNGYYMDFGGIEDIIKSYRDVFVYDGKYSRYRRKTHGKPIGDLDGCKFVVYIQNHDQVGNRGKGERLINLVDLESYKIAVALYLLSPYIPMLFMGEEYGERNPFYFFSDFSDPKLIQGVREGRKRENNQDTDPQSEETFNASKLSWKFDNSILELYKRLIRIRKEYIIPCDRNNIIEYGNNWMILKNNKIFAIYVFSKSNIEVKYNGKLILASTNYFPEEIKEGIYYFRKGFGLYKL, via the coding sequence ATGTTCGGTCCTAGGGTTGAAGATGACGGGGTAACGTTTACGTTATGGGCACCATATCAAGGACATGTTAAATTGAAGATTTTAAACAAGGGAATTTATGAGATGGAAAAGGATGATAAAGGTTACTTCAAGGTTAAAGTTAATGAAGTGAAAGTAGGAGATAAATATAAATTTATACTCGATAACGGCAGTGAGATACCAGATCCCGTATCAAGATATCAGCCTGAGGGAGTTCATGGCTATTCTGAAGTCATTTCAAACTCCTTTAACTGGGAAGATGAAGGATGGAGAGGAATAGAAAGGAGGAATTTAATTATATACGAACTTCACGTAGGGACATTTACGCCAGAGGGTACTTTTGAAGGTGTTATTAATAGATTAGATTACTTAAAGGAATTAGGAGTTAACGCCATAGAGATAATGCCCATAGCCCAATTCCCTGGAAGAAGAGATTGGGGATATGATGGGGTTTACTTATATGCGGTTCAAAACTCTTATGGGGGTCCTATTGGATTTAAGAGGTTAATCAATGAAGCTCATAAAAGGGAACTAGGTGTAATTCTTGACGTTGTCTATAATCATGTGGGACCAGAAGGTAATTATATGGTAAGTTTAGGACCTTATTTCTCCATTAGATACTCTACACCTTGGGGTTTAACCTTTAACTTCGACGATAGTGGGAGTGATGAGGTAAGGAAATTTATATTAGAAAATGTCGAATATTGGTTGAGAGATTTTCACGTTGACGGACTTAGATTAGATGCTGTTCACGCAATAATAGATAACTCTCCGAAGCATATCTTAGAAGATATAGCAGACTTAGCACATAAATATAACAGAATTGTGATAGCGGAAAGCGATTTAAATGACTCAAAAATTGTAAACCCTAAGGAAAAGTGTGGCTATAATATTGACGCTCAATGGGTAGATGATTTTCATCATTCAATTCACGCTTATTTAACTGGTGAGAGAAATGGTTATTATATGGATTTTGGAGGAATTGAGGATATAATAAAAAGTTATAGAGATGTATTTGTATATGATGGCAAGTATTCTAGATATAGGAGGAAGACTCATGGAAAGCCTATTGGCGATTTAGATGGTTGTAAATTTGTAGTTTACATTCAGAATCATGATCAAGTTGGGAATAGAGGTAAGGGAGAGAGGTTAATAAACTTAGTTGATTTAGAATCGTATAAGATAGCAGTAGCATTGTATCTTTTATCACCCTATATTCCCATGCTTTTCATGGGTGAGGAATATGGAGAAAGAAATCCGTTCTACTTCTTCTCTGATTTCTCAGATCCTAAATTAATACAAGGTGTAAGAGAGGGGAGGAAAAGAGAAAACAATCAAGATACAGATCCTCAATCTGAGGAAACATTTAACGCTTCTAAATTAAGCTGGAAATTTGATAATTCTATTCTAGAACTATATAAAAGATTGATAAGGATAAGAAAGGAATACATTATTCCATGTGACAGAAATAATATAATAGAATATGGGAATAATTGGATGATATTGAAAAATAATAAAATATTTGCAATATACGTATTTTCCAAATCTAATATAGAAGTTAAATATAATGGCAAATTAATTTTAGCCTCTACCAATTATTTCCCAGAGGAGATAAAAGAAGGTATCTATTACTTTAGAAAGGGTTTTGGTTTATATAAACTTTAG
- the glgX gene encoding glycogen debranching protein GlgX has translation MFFKTRDRPLRPGEPYPLGANWIEREDGVNFSLFSENAEKVELLLYSPANQKYPKEVIEVKNKTGDIWHTFVPGLRPSQLYAYRVYGPYKPEMGLRFNPNKVLIDPYAKAINGNVIWNDALFGYKIGNDDLSFDERDSSEFVPKSVVINPYFNWDDENFYRMKKRIPLKDTVIYEVHVKGFTKLRVDLPENIRGTYAGLASRQMIDYLKDLGITTVELMPVFHFIDQRFLVEKGLVNYWGYDPINFFSPECRYSSSGCLGEQVIEFKKMVNELHNAGIEVIIDVVYNHTAEGNHLGPTLSFRGIDNLAYYMLQPDNKRYYLDFTGTGNTLNLSHPRVIQMVLDSLRYWVTEMHVDGFRFDLAAALARELYNVNMLNTFFIAIQQDPILSQIKLIAEPWDVGPGGYQVGNFPYMWAEWNGRYRDTIRRFWRGEALPYSEVANRLLGSPDIYLGNNKTPFASINYITSHDGFTLEDLVSFNQKHNEANGFNNQDGMNENYSWNCGVEGPSNDPNIIQCREKQKRNFMITLFISQGVPMILGGDELSRTQRGNNNAFCQDNEISWFDWNLDERKVKFLEFVRRLIHFYKAHPIFRRERYFQGKKLFGMPLKDVTFLTTDGKEVDEKTWNSPTQTVSFILEGSVIDEINEYGERIADDTFLIILNANPNNIKFKFPKGKWELVVSSYLREIKKEEQIVEGEKELEIEGRTALIYRRIEL, from the coding sequence ATGTTTTTTAAAACGAGAGACAGACCGTTAAGACCTGGAGAACCATATCCCTTAGGGGCGAATTGGATAGAAAGAGAGGATGGCGTTAATTTCTCACTATTTTCAGAAAACGCCGAAAAAGTAGAATTATTACTTTATTCTCCTGCTAATCAGAAATATCCGAAAGAGGTAATTGAAGTTAAGAATAAGACTGGAGACATTTGGCATACTTTTGTGCCGGGATTAAGACCAAGTCAATTATATGCTTACAGAGTTTACGGCCCCTATAAGCCAGAAATGGGATTGAGATTTAACCCCAACAAAGTCCTTATAGATCCTTATGCTAAGGCAATTAACGGTAACGTAATTTGGAATGATGCGTTATTTGGTTATAAAATAGGTAATGATGATTTATCATTTGACGAGAGAGACTCTAGTGAATTCGTTCCCAAAAGCGTTGTAATAAATCCTTACTTTAATTGGGATGACGAGAATTTCTATAGAATGAAGAAAAGAATACCTCTAAAGGATACCGTAATTTATGAGGTTCACGTTAAGGGCTTTACTAAACTCAGAGTTGATTTACCAGAGAATATAAGGGGTACTTATGCTGGTCTAGCCTCAAGACAGATGATAGATTACTTAAAAGATTTAGGAATAACTACAGTAGAGCTAATGCCCGTCTTTCATTTTATAGATCAAAGATTCCTAGTCGAGAAGGGATTAGTGAATTATTGGGGATACGATCCCATTAATTTCTTCTCCCCAGAATGTAGATATTCCAGTAGTGGATGTTTAGGGGAACAAGTTATAGAATTTAAAAAAATGGTTAATGAGCTTCATAACGCTGGAATAGAGGTTATCATAGATGTCGTATATAATCATACAGCTGAGGGAAATCACTTAGGGCCTACATTAAGTTTTAGGGGAATAGATAATTTAGCGTACTATATGTTACAACCAGACAATAAAAGGTATTATCTAGATTTTACTGGCACTGGAAACACGCTAAACCTAAGTCATCCCAGAGTTATCCAGATGGTCTTAGACAGTTTAAGGTATTGGGTAACCGAAATGCACGTTGACGGATTTAGATTTGATTTAGCTGCAGCTTTAGCTAGAGAACTATATAACGTTAATATGCTAAATACCTTCTTTATTGCAATACAGCAAGACCCTATATTATCTCAAATTAAGTTAATAGCCGAACCTTGGGATGTAGGTCCAGGCGGATATCAAGTTGGAAATTTTCCATATATGTGGGCTGAATGGAACGGTAGATATAGGGATACGATAAGAAGGTTTTGGCGTGGTGAAGCATTACCCTATAGTGAAGTAGCCAATAGGCTATTGGGTTCGCCAGACATATATTTAGGTAATAACAAAACGCCTTTCGCAAGTATAAATTATATTACATCTCACGATGGGTTTACATTAGAGGATTTAGTGAGTTTTAATCAAAAGCATAATGAGGCTAATGGATTTAACAATCAAGATGGTATGAATGAAAATTATAGTTGGAATTGTGGCGTTGAAGGTCCATCAAATGATCCAAATATTATTCAATGCAGGGAGAAACAGAAGAGGAATTTTATGATAACATTATTTATAAGTCAAGGAGTTCCGATGATTCTAGGAGGAGATGAACTAAGTAGGACTCAAAGGGGTAACAATAACGCCTTTTGCCAAGATAATGAGATAAGTTGGTTTGATTGGAATTTAGATGAAAGGAAGGTTAAATTCCTAGAATTCGTTAGGAGGTTAATTCACTTTTATAAGGCACATCCAATCTTTAGAAGAGAGAGATATTTCCAAGGGAAGAAACTGTTCGGTATGCCTTTAAAAGACGTTACCTTTTTAACTACTGACGGTAAAGAGGTAGATGAAAAAACGTGGAACTCTCCAACTCAAACTGTAAGTTTTATTCTAGAAGGTAGTGTAATAGATGAAATTAACGAATATGGTGAGAGAATAGCAGATGACACTTTCCTAATTATACTTAATGCAAATCCTAATAACATTAAGTTCAAATTTCCTAAAGGCAAATGGGAATTAGTAGTTAGCTCATATTTAAGAGAAATTAAAAAAGAAGAGCAAATAGTAGAAGGTGAAAAGGAATTAGAAATAGAGGGGAGGACGGCTTTAATATATAGGAGGATAGAATTATGA
- a CDS encoding malto-oligosyltrehalose synthase, with product MMIATYRLQLNKDFTFYDVINHLDYFIKLGISHLYLSPVLKARPSSSHGYDVVDHSKINEELGGEEGYYKLINEAKKRGLGIIQDIVPNHMAFHHTNWRLMDLLRNWNKSKYYNYFDHYDNDKIVLPILEDELDRVIDKIVIKNDHIEYGGINLPINEKGIEFLKRRNCFDNSCLTKDDVKTLLSMQFYELKYWKNNYPNYRRFFAVNDLIAVRVELEDVFRESHELIFKLPVDGFRIDHIDGLYDPKEYIDRLRREVGEDKIIYIEKILSMNEKLRKDWKVNGTTGYDFLNYVNLLLIDKNGEGELTKFYEAFIGEKMDINKLVIESKKLVANTLFRGDIERLAKQLNVDYDYLVDFLSCLKIYRTYIPYEDVSVLKECDKEGKIKNVNGIMRLQQYMPAIYAKGYEDTALFIYNRLISINEVGSDLRRFSVSIEEFHEFNINRINTISLNATSTHDTKFSEDVRAKVSVISEIPKEWIERVSYWHSLLKPSIDKNDEYRIYQTFLGSFESFNNEYIERLKRHIIKALREAKVHTTWESPNENYEKKVVDFIDDMLMNEAFKRDFLEFEKKIRYYGYMKSLVMTTLKIMSPGIPDFYQGTEVWRYLLTDPDNRMPVDFNRLEKLITQLPNSIEKISIKDERTKMLLIVKLLKIKREEKLNDYKPLPYGFIRGKIIVLFSPIVTKEINERISLPKGFDVLRDKEISAGEYKLSEIIGEHKVSVIIMKN from the coding sequence ATTATGATAGCAACCTATAGGTTACAACTTAATAAGGATTTCACTTTTTATGACGTGATAAACCATTTAGACTATTTCATTAAATTAGGTATATCTCATTTATACTTGTCCCCGGTTCTTAAAGCTAGACCTTCAAGTAGTCACGGTTACGATGTAGTTGACCACAGTAAAATTAACGAAGAATTAGGAGGTGAAGAGGGGTATTATAAGTTAATAAATGAGGCTAAGAAGAGAGGCTTAGGAATAATCCAAGATATAGTCCCTAATCACATGGCATTTCATCATACTAATTGGAGACTAATGGATCTTTTAAGGAATTGGAATAAAAGCAAATATTATAATTACTTTGACCATTACGATAACGATAAAATAGTATTGCCAATATTAGAAGACGAATTGGATAGGGTAATAGATAAGATAGTAATTAAAAACGATCATATAGAATACGGAGGAATAAATTTACCGATAAACGAGAAAGGTATAGAGTTCCTAAAGAGGCGTAATTGTTTTGATAATTCATGTCTAACTAAAGACGACGTAAAAACATTGTTATCAATGCAATTCTACGAATTAAAATATTGGAAGAATAATTATCCTAATTATAGAAGATTCTTCGCTGTAAATGACTTAATAGCAGTTAGAGTAGAATTAGAAGATGTATTTAGAGAATCTCATGAACTAATTTTTAAACTTCCAGTAGATGGGTTTAGAATAGATCACATAGATGGACTTTATGATCCCAAAGAGTACATAGATAGGCTTAGGAGAGAAGTAGGAGAGGATAAGATAATTTATATAGAGAAAATCTTATCCATGAACGAAAAACTAAGAAAGGACTGGAAAGTTAATGGAACAACTGGATATGATTTCTTAAATTACGTTAACCTTCTACTAATAGATAAGAACGGAGAAGGAGAATTGACAAAGTTCTATGAAGCGTTCATAGGAGAGAAAATGGATATTAACAAATTGGTAATTGAAAGTAAGAAATTAGTTGCAAATACGCTATTTAGGGGAGATATAGAAAGGTTAGCTAAACAATTAAACGTAGATTATGATTATTTAGTGGATTTCCTATCTTGTCTAAAGATTTATAGAACCTATATACCATATGAAGATGTTTCTGTGCTTAAAGAGTGTGATAAGGAAGGTAAAATAAAGAACGTTAATGGAATTATGAGACTTCAGCAATACATGCCTGCAATATATGCTAAAGGCTATGAGGATACAGCATTATTTATATATAATAGGCTTATTTCAATTAATGAAGTAGGAAGCGACTTAAGAAGATTTTCCGTTAGCATTGAAGAGTTTCACGAGTTTAACATTAATAGAATTAACACCATATCACTTAATGCTACGTCAACTCATGACACTAAATTTAGCGAAGATGTAAGGGCTAAAGTTTCTGTAATTTCAGAAATTCCCAAAGAGTGGATAGAGAGAGTAAGTTACTGGCACTCTCTCCTTAAACCAAGTATAGACAAAAACGACGAATATAGGATTTACCAAACGTTTTTAGGAAGTTTTGAGAGCTTTAACAATGAATATATAGAGAGGCTTAAAAGACACATAATTAAGGCCCTAAGAGAGGCTAAAGTTCACACCACATGGGAGAGTCCAAATGAGAATTATGAGAAAAAAGTTGTTGACTTCATAGATGATATGTTAATGAATGAAGCATTTAAGAGAGATTTTTTAGAATTTGAAAAGAAAATAAGATATTATGGTTATATGAAATCATTAGTAATGACAACATTAAAAATAATGTCTCCAGGAATTCCAGATTTCTATCAAGGTACCGAGGTTTGGAGGTATTTATTAACAGATCCAGATAATAGAATGCCAGTAGACTTTAACAGGCTTGAAAAATTAATTACTCAATTGCCCAATAGTATAGAAAAGATTAGTATAAAAGATGAGAGGACGAAGATGCTACTTATAGTAAAACTATTGAAGATCAAAAGAGAGGAAAAATTAAACGATTATAAGCCCTTACCTTATGGTTTCATTAGGGGGAAAATTATTGTTTTATTCAGCCCTATTGTGACAAAAGAGATAAATGAAAGGATATCACTACCTAAAGGTTTTGATGTATTAAGGGACAAGGAAATAAGTGCAGGAGAATATAAGCTAAGTGAAATTATAGGAGAACATAAGGTTTCAGTAATAATAATGAAAAATTGA